GTATTTTGAATATCTGTTGAATATGTTGAAGGAAGTTAACTCATTTCTGCTATGCTGCTTGTGTATATAACTTGAGAAATGGATAGGATGTTGTTTCTATCTCTTTGAACCACGAGTTTGATTTTAGATTTATACAACTACTGTAaccaaaaaaattcaaatgttGTTTTGAAAGGTATTGTGAGCTCCTCCTGGCTTttaatatcataattttaacACCTAGTATGAAAAGACTACTTCAGTTCTAATGATGAAGCAGTGGAACCTAATGTGTTAGGAGTAAAGGCTGAATTCCAACTCAATCAATAGAACACTTATTAAGGAAATAAGATCtcaatttattgataaaaaggACAGAAAGAAAGAAGCAAATAGAATAACAATCCTCACGAAGGAGGCCACGAtaatcctccgcagaggcctacggCTACCGCCGTCCTATTTCTGATCTCTCCAAAAGATACGCTGCTCTCATTCTtaagttctatttataataatctATAACCCTAATATATTAAACCAGAgcctaactaattaataattaagaGTAAAGCGTTAATCTCCTTCTCTATCATTCTGCCGCTGCTTTCTCTAACCCGTTAATCTCATTCTCTATCATTATGCCGCTGCCCACCAAATCCTCCACATCAGCTGGCCCAGCTACTTCCCCATTTCCACTCCTCCAATCCGTATCATAATGTGTCATATATATCTTGATTCTTGAGTTTCCTTGCAGGGAAAAGGTAGTTCTCATGCTCTTTATAGATTAATTCGCATTTCAAATGTTGATAGTGTCTTTTTTTTCTAGTGCGACTCTGAAAGTAAAATCGACAATACTATGCTTGTGCATTGCAGGTACTACTGAGAGGTTCTCCTAAAGCTCGTGAAGCTGTGAAGCACTTCGGTCCAGCTCCGGGTGTGCCACACAGCCACACTAAGCCTTATGTGCGAGCCAAGGGAAGGAAGTTTGAGAGAGCAAGAGGAAAAAGAAACAGCAGGGGATTCAGGGTTtgagaaaattattttattatcataGCAAATTTTTCTTTGGTTGAGAGTGAGATTTTGGCCTTGCCCTTTTAGTTTCTTTGGTTCAAATGTTTGACGATACAATTACCCTTTGATTATACTCTCTATATTTTACTAGTGACATGACATCTGATTTTGCTTGCTTAGTTTTTTTCAAATTTCGCCTAAGTAGGTTTGTCAGTCGTTTTTGTTGTCCATTTCGGTCTCTTAGTTTAGCTGGGCAGTGTATATAGAAAGACCACACTCGTCAAAGACAACCCAATCACAGTCATTATGATTTATGAAACAtaagataacaaaatttaataaaattggtaaagtagaatagagataacaaaatttaatactccatcagTTTCATTAAAACATGATAAAAGAAATCAAGTCCATCCCCGCTTGTATCTGGCGAAGAGTTCCTCCGTTTGAGCATTCTTGTAAGCGCTGCAAGCGATGAGATACACCCATATCAGAACCACCACCGTGACGATGAGTATGACATTCGCCTTCCTCCACTCGTGCCTTAGGTTCCCCAACAGCCCGGCCTTGCACGAATCGCAGTTATAGCACAACTGGCTTGGGTCGTTGCTCCACTTGCCACAGTCCGCATCTGCTGCCACGTTGCCTGCCCCATTCCACGTCGTAGCCCCGGCGTACTGAAACCCGCATATCATTGGCGGCTTGCAGCATCCGGCCTTGGAATTAAGAACATGAATGTTTGTTGGTTTTAGTGGAAATGAATTAAGGGACCTACACCTACTAACATTAGGTAAAAGATTGATGGGGTGATTTTAAGTTATAATCAAGTCTCTAGACAAATTTCAATCAACACATGACATTGTATCAAGATAAGGGTccacaaaaattatttaatttgaggGTCTATAAAAAAGTTTCATGCTTGAATTCTCCTCTCAACTAATTACAGAGTGTCACCGCAATAATGAAATGCGGTCCAGAAAATCAAACCATAAAAAAGACAATAATGCACTCATAAATCACCTAGTGATGGTAGAATAATACGGACtccgtccaaaaaaaaatagacaaagttataaataataaagattTGCGCAATTAGTAAAGTGAGAGAGGAGGGAAAAAGTGATAAAAGTAGTTTCAGTGAATTATGAGCTTCCACATTTAGAATGACGTGATtagtagtatttgtttaaaacttttCATATAATGAATTGATCTAATTAGTCTCTTTTTTTGTGAATGGAGGTACTCCCTACGTCTCACCGAAAATGGTCCACTTTCCATTTTACTTTGTTCCACCCAAGATGacttattattaaaaataaaaataatttatttgtagtttatttcATCTTACTCTTTCCGTCCGACATTAGAAATCCTGGTTTACCATTTTATTCCGTCTTCCATTAGAAGTctcagttcacttttactataaaagATAGAAGTCTCAGTTCACTTTTCGTATAAAAGATAGGTAGACCTAACTTTCCAATAACCTATTTCATTCACATTCTATTGTAAAACTATGGATCCGGAGTTCCACTATCTTTCCTCACCTCATGTACTTTTCTTTATGCTCCATTTTTCAAAACTCACGGCGAATTCAAATGAAACTCTTAATAGTGGACGAAGAAAATACTTTATACACTCTAtcaaacacataaaataaaactgcataaaaatCACAGTGCAAGCATCTTCTTTGGCAAGGGGAGTAGTATAACTAATTGAGAtgggaataaaataagaaattaaacaGTGGAAAAGCAAAAGGCAGTAAAAAATATTCGGTGAAAAAGCGAAAGGGGGTTTGATGATCTACCTGAATAGGAGAGAGATGCGCGGCGAAGAAATCAGCGGCGGAGACGTAATTTTGAGAGCAGATTTGCGACTCCGCCAAACAGGCCCTAATCCGGGGCCAATTATCATCGCCGGTGACGTGGTCGCGGAGCCAGCCCGAGAAGCCGCCAAGGCGGTACTCGCGGAAGGCGGCGCCGGGGACGGGGTAGGCCCCGCCCGGGCGAGTGACGACGaaggcgaggacgaggaggacgaggaggaggaggataaggATGAACATGGAGACGAGGTAGAGGCCGAGGAGGCCTTCCTTCTTCCAGTAGGCGCCGACGAAGCCGGCGAGGGCGACGAGGAGGAAGGCCATTCCGAGGAAGACGAGGGGCCAGCGGAGCCACCGGATGCACTCGTTGTCGGGTTTCGAGGCCAGCCAAATGCCCGCGGCGATGATCGGGATGGAGCACATCAGGGCGATGAAGTTCAGCAACGCGGTGATGTTGTTGCTCACGGCCATTGCCTTGATTTTCACTTTTTGAGAGATAAGAGTGTGAGAAAATTGGGGAAGTGTGTTGGAAGTTGGTAAATGGTTAAGTTGAAGACTATTTGATGATATGGCAAGTGAATGTCAAACGTGTCCGTCTCAAAGCTTAAGGCATCATTAACCCAGACCCAGTTTCAGGCCCCAAATCCCCTCCACGTCATTATTCCTCTATAGTTGCAGTCCAGACCTCAAccgctctaaccctgcaggccacaacccgggctgcaactaataaatgacattatttacaacttcaacctattttaaacgtacaataaaaaataccggaaatttataacacgaaAAAGTTAATTTCCATCGAAgattgaaaattacaacatagaaattttaaaacacaaaataaaaaccataaaaaatataaaacgtTAATGCTAGAAAaacacaaatttttaaaattttaaaattttaaaataaaaacaataaaaaacacaaattttaaaataaaaaccataaaaaacacaaattttaaaaattttgaattttaaaaaataattaaaaattgagtTGCGGCCCCGCCCGAACTTGAAATAACCCTGGGCCGAGCCGCGTTGCGTCCCGTCCCGAACCACCTAACGCGTGCCCGTGCCGGACCCCGTGACTGTCCTCAGGCCGCAAATGCGGCCCCAGGACCGGCCCAGGCCGCAACTCCCCTCCATCCAACGCGCAGGTCGGGCCGGGCTAGGACTCGCGCCCGACACATGGCATTAACGATGCTCTAAGTTACCAATCTTTCGAAAACAATCATGGACAATAATTTGTTTAAATTCTCCTATCCCTATCTCCgtctttaaaaaatataaatttttgaaataggataaattttaatgcatattaTATTAAGTAAAGTAAATAAAGTTAATAAagttataaacaaaataaagtaagaaagattaagagaaaaaatagcAATAGAAGTAGTGAATTGTGAGATTCATgccctaaaatagaaagtttaaaaagttttatttttaagggatagtgcaaaatgaaaataagtctATTTCTAAGGAACGAAGGTACTagtaaggccacccgcaacgcgtcacgcgggtggctcgtaacccgtcacgctgggacgagacggcggcgagacgcgttgcagcgtcccgtctcatcc
This portion of the Salvia splendens isolate huo1 chromosome 10, SspV2, whole genome shotgun sequence genome encodes:
- the LOC121750089 gene encoding tetraspanin-2-like, whose product is MAVSNNITALLNFIALMCSIPIIAAGIWLASKPDNECIRWLRWPLVFLGMAFLLVALAGFVGAYWKKEGLLGLYLVSMFILILLLLVLLVLAFVVTRPGGAYPVPGAAFREYRLGGFSGWLRDHVTGDDNWPRIRACLAESQICSQNYVSAADFFAAHLSPIQAGCCKPPMICGFQYAGATTWNGAGNVAADADCGKWSNDPSQLCYNCDSCKAGLLGNLRHEWRKANVILIVTVVVLIWVYLIACSAYKNAQTEELFARYKRGWT